A genomic window from Lycium barbarum isolate Lr01 chromosome 4, ASM1917538v2, whole genome shotgun sequence includes:
- the LOC132636714 gene encoding UDP-glycosyltransferase 82A1, producing the protein MKCRKKSKVLLVPYPAQGHVTPMLKLASLLVNHGLNPIIILPNFIKIDSKDVNISIMSIPDGLDQDGASPRDFFAIENVMENNMPCQFERLVRELQFDGKNDQEDAVVCVIVDLLASWAVEVADRCGIQVAGFWPAMLATYRLVDSIPEMLHAGIISETGCPLHKGPICLSLGQPTLSPQDLPWLIGNSNARISRFKFWNRTVERTRALKWLLINTFQDECHKDPNTTILNTQILPIGPLNTYVTIKNSSFWEEDSSCLNWLDKQDANSVLYISFGSWVSPIGEAKVNSLALALEATKRPFIWVLGPSWRQGLPKGYLERISKQGKIVSWAPQVDILQHEAVGCYLTHCGWNSTMEAIQSKKRLLCYPIAGDQFVNCAYIIQKWRIGVRIDGFGLKDLEGGLKRVMEDDGMSERIDRLNEMTMSKVASCKAMDNLTTFISDVCI; encoded by the exons ATGAAGTGCAGAAAAAAGAGCAAAGTACTTCTAGTTCCATATCCAGCACAAGGTCATGTTACACCAATGCTCAAGCTAGCTTCATTGCTAGTCAATCATGGCCTTAATCCAATAATCATCCTTCCAAATTTCATCAAAATTGACTCTAAAGATGTGAATATTTCCATCATGTCAATTCCAGATGGGCTAGATCAAGATGGAGCATCCCCTCGCGATTTCTTCGCGATAGAAAATGTTATGGAGAATAACATGCCATGTCAATTCGAAAGGCTCGTTCGAGAACTACAATTTGATGGAAAAAATGATCAAGAGGATGCAGTAGTATGTGTGATTGTTGATTTGCTTGCTTCATGGGCTGTTGAAGTTGCTGATAGGTGTGGGATTCAAGTTGCTGGATTTTGGccagccatgttggctacttatAGGTTGGTCGATTCAATTCCAGAGATGCTCCATGCTGGAATCATCTCAGAAACCG GTTGTCCATTGCACAAGGGTCCAATATGCCTCTCACTTGGTCAGCCTACACTTAGCCCACAAGATTTACCATGGCTTATTGGAAATTCAAATGCAAGAATTTCAAGATTCAAGTTTTGGAATAGGACAGTGGAAAGAACAAGAGCCCTCAAGTGGTTACTTATAAACACTTTTCAAGATGAATGTCACAAGGACCCAAATACAACTATTTTAAATACCCAAATTCTCCCAATTGGGCCTTTGAACACTTATGTAACAATCAAGAATTCAAGCTTTTGGGAGGAAGATTCAAGTTGCTTGAATTGGCTAGACAAACAAGATGCTAATTCAGTTTTGTACATTTCTTTTGGGAGTTGGGTCAGCCCAATTGGTGAAGCAAAAGTGAATAGCTTGGCATTGGCACTTGAAGCCACAAAAAGGCCCTTTATTTGGGTGTTAGGCCCATCATGGAGACAAGGTTTACCAAAGGGCTATTTGGAGAGAATTTCAAAACAGGGCAAAATTGTGTCATGGGCACCACAAGTGGATATTCTACAACATGAAGCTGTGGGGTGTTATTTGACACATTGTGGATGGAACTCGACGATGGAAGCCATACAATCCAAGAAGAGACTTTTGTGCTATCCGATTGCCGGCGATCAATTTGTCAATTGCGCTTATATTATTCAGAAATGGCGAATCGGCGTTAGAATTGATGGTTTTGGATTGAAAGATTTGGAAGGAGGATTGAAGAGGGTGATGGAGGATGATGGAATGAGTGAAAGAATTGATAGGTTAAATGAGATGACAATGAGCAAAGTGGCTAGTTGTAAAGCTATGGATAACTTGACAACATTCATCTCGGATGTTTGTATATGA
- the LOC132636712 gene encoding pentatricopeptide repeat-containing protein At1g71420: MLHRKQIPTINSFLRLFTTVNHPTPFEFNFSLQRLRVHPTHHHLEQLLSSFFAIPTPLSSQTYATLFHACARLNRLDIGKKLHHHMLSHDVITATTAYPVKSHKVVSGDSYVYIDFTPTLGGRQTTKELYAINHLVNMYAKCGDLECAHHLFDEMPERNVVSWTSLISGYAQYGKIDRCFRLFSNMLDHCRPNDFSYASVLSVCDGSRGKQVHALAIKTGFDTCVYVGNALIAMYSRNSSMGGNHSEAWKVFNDMEFHNLVSWNTIIALFQMCGQGDKAMRFFSVMHRDGLGFDCATLVSVLCSLLGMDEIDFSWGLQSCFQLHCVTVKTGLILDVGIVTALVKAYSILRGEVSDCYKLFLETNGCQDLVLWTEIIVAFSERDPEKAILLFGQLHREGLSLDSYAFSIALKACAGLVTDRNALMVHCEVIKSGFVDAVVLGNALIHAYARCGSISQANQVFKEMRYRDIVSWNSMLKAYALHGKANEALGLFGKMDVKPDATTFVALLSACSHAGMVEEGIQIFDSMFEKHGIVPQLDHYACIVDIVGRAGHIFQAEKIIKEMPMQPDYVVWSAFLGACRKHRESGLAQIAASRLKDLDPGNSLGYVLMSNVYCSAHSFDEAGHLRKQMRRLGVTKQPGLSWTEVGGLVHEFASGGLQHPDRKAIYTKLEDFVKELKHIGYIPEITSSLHDIEEEQKEEQLYYHSEKLALIYALLDASRSPSSCCAIKIIKNIRICLDCHNFMKLSSKLIEREIVVRDSNRFHHFKNGACSCNDYW; encoded by the coding sequence ATGTTACACCGCAAACAAATCCCAACCATCAATTCCTTCCTTCGACTATTCACAACCGTTAATCATCCCACCCCTTTCGAATTCAATTTTTCCCTCCAAAGGCTGCGCGTGCATCCCACACACCATCACTTAGAACAACTCCTCTCTTCTTTCTTCGCTATTCCAACACCTCTTTCTTCACAAACATACGCCACGCTATTCCACGCGTGTGCTCGCCTCAATCGCCTCGATATTGGCAAAAAACTCCACCACCACATGCTTTCCCATGACGTAATTACAGCAACAACAGCATATCCAGTAAAATCCCATAAAGTGGTGTCTGGGGATAGTTATGTGTACATAGACTTTACCCCTACTTTGGGAGGTAGACAGACAACTAAAGAACTTTACGCGATTAATCATCTTGTTAACATGTACGCGAAATGTGGTGATCTTGAATGTGCTCATCAtctgtttgatgaaatgcctgaAAGAAACGTTGTTTCTTGGACTTCTCTTATTTCGGGCTACGCTCAATATGGAAAGATTGATCGATGTTTTCGCTTGTTTTCCAACATGTTAGATCATTGTAGGCCTAATGATTTTTCTTATGCTAGTGTTCTTTCTGTGTGTGATGGATCGCGTGGTAAGCAAGTGCATGCACTTGCGATTAAAACAGGTTTTGATACGTGTGTTTATGTGGGTAATGCTTTGATTGCAATGTACTCGAGAAATAGTTCAATGGGTGGTAACCATAGTGAGGCTTGGAAGGTTTTCAATGATATGGAATTCCATAATCTTGTTTCGTGGAATACGATAATAGCATTGTTTCAAATGTGTGGACAAGGTGATAAGGCGATGAGGTTTTTCTCCGTAATGCATCGTGATGGTTTGGGGTTTGATTGTGCCACTCTTGTCAGTGTACTTTGTTCTCTCTTAGGAATGGATGAAATTGATTTTTCCTGGGGTCTTCAAAGTTGCTTCCAGTTGCATTGTGTTACTGTGAAAACCGGGCTTATACTAGATGTTGGGATTGTTACTGCTTTGGTGAAAGCTTATTCAATTCTTCGAGGAGAGGTTAGTGATTGTTATAAATTATTTCTGGAAACAAATGGATGTCAAGATCTCGTGTTGTGGACTGAAATAATTGTGGCGTTTTCAGAAAGAGATCCTGAGAAAGCTATTCTCCTTTTTGGTCAGTTGCACCGGGAGGGGTTAAGTCTAGATAGTTATGCTTTTTCTATTGCACTGAAAGCTTGTGCAGGACTCGTGACAGATAGAAATGCCTTGATGGTGCACTGTGAAGTGATTAAATCTGGTTTTGTGGATGCTGTAGTGCTTGGAAATGCATTAATTCATGCATATGCAAGGTGTGGCTCAATATCTCAGGCCAACCAGGTTTTCAAGGAGATGAGATATAGAGATATTGTGTCATGGAATTCGATGTTGAAGGCTTATGCATTGCATGGCAAAGCAAATGAAGCATTGGGTCTTTTTGGTAAAATGGATGTGAAACCTGATGCGACCACTTTTGTTGCTCTGCTCTCAGCTTGCAGCCATGCTGGAATGGTGGAAGAAGGGATTCAAATTTTCGATTCTATGTTTGAAAAACACGGTATTGTTCCTCAACTCGATCATTATGCATGTATAGTTGATATTGTTGGCCGAGCAGGTCATATTTTTCAAGCggagaaaataataaaagaaatgcCGATGCAACCAGATTATGTGGTGTGGAGTGCATTTCTTGGAGCATGCCGCAAACATCGTGAATCTGGGCTGGCCCAAATAGCTGCATCTAGGTTGAAGGATTTAGATCCAGGAAATTCATTAGGATATGTACTCATGTCAAATGTGTACTGCTCAGCCCATAGCTTCGATGAAGCAGGTCATCTTAGGAAGCAAATGAGAAGGCTTGGTGTTACGAAGCAGCCCGGATTGAGCTGGACAGAAGTTGGGGGATTGGTGCATGAGTTTGCTTCTGGAGGCCTGCAACATCCAGACAGGAAAGCTATATATACTAAGCTGGAGGACTTTGTGAAAGAACTGAAACATATTGGTTACATTCCCGAGATAACTTCATCTTTACATGACATTGAAGAAGAACAGAAAGAAGAGCAATTATATTATCACAGTGAGAAGCTTGCACTGATATATGCTTTACTAGATGCTAGTAGATCTCCTTCCAGCTGCTGTGCCATTAAGATTATAAAGAACATCCGTATTTGTTTGGACTGCCACAACTTTATGAAGTTATCATCAAAGCTAATAGAGAGGGAGATTGTTGTGAGAGATTCAAACCGTTTCCATCATTTTAAGAATGGGGCCTGCTCTTGCAATGATTATTGGTAG
- the LOC132636711 gene encoding protein PAT1 homolog 2-like — protein sequence MDRSDGKSSMDLSNSSSSISDGALFDASQYAFFGRETGEEVELGGLEEEGNSFVPVVDGGLGDDDTHEYHLFEKDEGSASDVDDLATIFSKLNRNVAGPRHPGIIGDRGSGSFSRESSSAAEWARETDFPDCFDQYLSDTECYQESKRWSSQTHFSPAHLSESKPLYRTSSYPEQQQQLQRFSSEPILVPKSSFTSLPPPTGRSQQALPYSLSHHQSMPSQSPYSTSNLSTLSNPNIHLAGLSHGPQYGGNIPQWSPPGLSLDTRLQNHWNSHASLSHGDYSRLLNSISPHQFPQNGLLSPLLMSHRQLQQQRLHHSVQPSLAHFSALPSQFNSFPSPAHLGKHADFRDSKSKSSHKGRQNVRFSKLGSEVGSQKSENNVPKFRSKYMTGDEIESILKMQHPASHGNDPYADDYYHQARLAKKAAECRSKHRFCPNKEQPSRSRNNSTDLQPHLHVDAKGQISFSSIRRPRPLLEYDPPGFVCNGSGDQKMSEKPLEQEPMLAARITIEDGFYLLLEVDDIDRLLQFSQPQDGGVQLRRKRQVLLEGMAASLQLVDPLAKSGGSVGLTPKDDIVFLWLVSLPKGRKLISRYLQLLVPGGELARIVCMAIFRHLRFLFGGLPPDPEAGETITSLAKTVSACTSGMDLNLLSACLAAVVCSSEQPPLRPLGSPAGDGASVILKSVLERATYLLTDPQAVTSFSMPNPALWQASFDAFFGLLTKYCLSKYDSIMQSKSNTEMIGSEAARAVSREMPVELLRASLPHTNEHQRKLLMNFAQRSMPVTGYNAHGESSGQINPESVSC from the exons ATGGATAGATCTGATGGTAAAAGTTCCATGGATTTGTCCAATTCTTCCAGCTCTATCTCAG ATGGTGCACTCTTCGATGCATCACAGTATGCATTTTTTGGACGAGAAACAGGAGAGGAAGTTGAATTGGGGGGTCTAGAGGAAGAAGGAAACAGTTTTGTTCCCGTGGTGGATGGTGGACTTGGTGATGATGATACACATGAGTACCATTTGTTTGAAAAAGATGAG GGATCAGCTTCTGACGTAGATGATCTGGCTACTATATTTTCAAAG TTGAACAGAAATGTCGCAGGACCTAGGCATCCGGGAATTATTGGAGATCGCGGATCCGGATCTTTCTCAAGGGAAA GTTCATCGGCAGCTGAATGGGCAAGGGAAACTGATTTTCCTGATTGTTTTGATCAGTATTTGTCTGACACTGAATGTTACCAGGAGAGCAAAAGATGGTCTTCACAGACTCATTTCTCTCCTGCACATCTGTCAGAGTCAAAACCGTTGTATAGAACATCCTCATATCccgagcaacaacaacaacttcaGCGCTTTTCAAGCGAACCCATTTTAGTGCCAAAGTCATCTTTCACTTCTCTCCCTCCTCCGACTGGCAGATCTCAACAAGCCTTACCATACAGCCTGTCACATCATCAAAGCATGCCATCTCAGTCTCCCTATTCAACATCCAATCTATCCACTTTATCAAATCCTAATATCCATTTAGCAGGTTTGTCTCATGGGCCCCAGTACGGTGGAAACATACCACAGTGGTCACCTCCTGGTCTTTCTCTCGATACCCGGCTGCAAAACCACTGGAATAGTCATGCGAGTCTCAGTCATGGGGATTATTCTAGACTCTTAAATAGTATATCTCCACATCAGTTTCCACAGAATGGTTTATTGTCCCCTCTGTTAATGTCCCACCGGCAGCTGCAGCAGCAAAGATTGCATCATtcagttcaaccatctttagctcatTTTTCTGCACTGCCTTCCCAGTTTAATTCCTTTCCTTCACCTGCCCATCTGGGTAAGCATGCTGATTTTAGAGATTCAAAATCCAAGTCGTCACATAAAGGTAGACAGAATGTGCGCTTCTCTAAACTAGGCTCTGAAGTCGGTAGCCAAAAAAGTGAGAATAATGTTCCCAAGTTCAGATCTAAGTACATGACTGGTGATGAAATAGAGAGCATCCTGAAAATGCAGCATCCTGCATCACATGGCAATGATCCATATGCAGACGACTATTATCACCAAGCTCGCCTTGCAAAGAAAGCAGCTGAGTGTAGGTCAAAACATCGTTTTTGTCCAAACAAGGAGCAACCTTCACGATCACGTAATAATAGTACAGACTTACAGCCTCACCTCCATGTTGATGCTAAGGGGCAGATTTCATTTTCGTCCATCCGCAGGCCTCGTCCTCTTCTTGAATATGATCCACCAGGATTTGTATGTAATGGCAGTGGTGATCAGAAGATGTCTGAGAAACCTTTGGAGCAGGAACCAATGCTTGCTGCTAGAATTACAATAGAGGATGGTTTCTATCTTCTCCTTGAGGTTGATGACATTGATAGGCTACTTCAGTTTAGTCAGCCGCAAGATGGTGGTGTCCAGCTGAGGCGGAAGAGACAGGTTCTGTTGGAAGGCATGGCTGCCTCACTTCAGCTTGTTGACCCGCTTGCAAAAAGTGGCGGTTCAGTTGGGCTGACCCCTAAAGATGACATTGTGTTCTTATGGTTGGTGTCTCTTCCAAAAGGCCGGAAGCTCATTTCAAGGTATCTTCAGCTTCTTGTACCTGGTGGCGAGCTTGCAAGAATAGTTTGCATGGCAATTTTTCGCCATTTAAGGTTTTTATTTGGTGGCCTTCCACCTGATCCAGAAGCCGGTGAGACAATCACTAGTCTTGCAAAAACAGTCTCTGCATGTACAAGTGGCATGGACCTTAATTTGCTTAGTGCTTGTTTAGCTGCCGTTGTTTGTTCCTCAGAGCAGCCACCTCTTCGTCCTCTTGGAAGCCCTGCTGGAGATGGAGCCTCTGTTATTCTTAAATCTGTTCTTGAAAGGGCAACCTATCTCTTAACTGATCCTCAGGCTGTTACCAGCTTCAGCATGCCTAATCCTGCCCTTTGGCAGGCATCTTTTGATGCCTTTTTTGGTTTACTCACCAAGTATTGTCTGAGTAAATATGACTCCATAATGCAATCAAAGTCAAACACAGAAATGATTGGTTCAGAAGCTGCAAGAGCTGTAAGCAGAGAAATGCCAGTCGAACTTTTACGTGCTAGTCTCCCGCACACAAATGAGCACCAAAGGAAGCTGTTGATGAATTTTGCTCAGAGGTCCATGCCTGTAACTGGATACAATGCTCATGGTGAAAGCAGTGGACAGATAAATCCTGAATCTGTAAGCTGTTAG